One window from the genome of Marinobacter sp. es.048 encodes:
- a CDS encoding Na+/H+ antiporter subunit E: protein MIGLFWNVLLAIAWVVLSGSVTAMNLLAGFCFGYIALMVLQNQVPALKGYSQRIPRLVAFLVFFLKELVKSNLRVAYDVATPVWHMKPGVIAFPLQANTDMEIMFVSSVISLTPGTLSLDVSDDRRVLFIHAMFLQDEEQLRNDLRELEHRILKVMR, encoded by the coding sequence AGTGCTCAGTGGCAGCGTCACTGCCATGAACCTGCTGGCAGGTTTCTGTTTTGGCTACATCGCGCTCATGGTACTGCAAAACCAGGTGCCTGCCTTGAAGGGCTACTCCCAGAGGATTCCGCGATTAGTCGCTTTCCTGGTCTTTTTTCTGAAGGAACTGGTGAAATCGAACCTGCGGGTTGCTTACGATGTTGCCACACCGGTTTGGCACATGAAGCCCGGTGTCATCGCATTCCCGCTGCAGGCAAATACCGACATGGAGATCATGTTTGTCAGTAGCGTCATCTCCCTGACACCGGGGACCCTCAGCCTGGATGTTTCCGATGATCGACGGGTGCTGTTTATCCACGCCATGTTTCTTCAGGACGAGGAGCAACTCAGAAATGACCTGAGGGAACTGGAACACCGAATCCTGAAGGTTATGCGCTAG
- a CDS encoding monovalent cation/H+ antiporter complex subunit F, with product MLVIAINIVYLMLSLALLFAFIRLTRGPSLADRVVALELIASVVVGYVGVHAIDTGVSSFLDVAIVISLTAFLAAIGFARFLERGGVKDE from the coding sequence ATGCTTGTAATCGCCATTAACATTGTTTATCTCATGCTTTCCCTGGCGCTGCTCTTTGCCTTCATCCGACTAACCCGGGGCCCTTCTCTGGCGGACCGTGTGGTTGCACTGGAGCTGATTGCATCCGTGGTGGTTGGCTACGTTGGAGTTCACGCCATCGATACCGGTGTCTCCAGTTTTCTTGATGTGGCTATCGTGATATCCCTCACAGCCTTCCTTGCCGCGATAGGGTTCGCCAGATTTCTCGAGCGCGGAGGTGTCAAGGATGAGTGA